In a genomic window of Stegostoma tigrinum isolate sSteTig4 chromosome 43, sSteTig4.hap1, whole genome shotgun sequence:
- the LOC132206795 gene encoding gastrula zinc finger protein XlCGF49.1-like, with the protein MTDLIGFRHSTNLTAHQQRIHTGEKPFKRPNCEKYCKSSWELVCHRRSHTDKRRLRCSHCESQFKQSAQLAVHERLHTGEKPFSCFECEKEFIQSSHLLLHHRVHTGEKPFKCPDCGQDFKSTWELLSHQHIHTDERPFRCSRCGTGLKQLCKLTLRQRVYAGERSFSCSKCGKEFTFSQKHHFGVG; encoded by the exons ATGACAGACCTGATTGGATTCCGACATTCAACTAACCTCACTGCTCACCAGCAG CGCATTCACACTGGTGAGAAACCGTTTAAACGTCCAAATTGTGAAAAGTACTGCAAAAGTTCTTGGGAGCTGGTGTGTCATCGGCGTAGTCACACTGATAAGAGACGACTCAGATGCTCTCACTGTGAGAGCCAGTTCAAGCAGTCGGCGCAACTCGCCGTACACGAGCGActacacactggggagaagccattcagctGCTTTGAATGCGAGAAGGAATTCATTCAGTCATCTCATCTGCTGCTACACCaccgagttcacactggagagaaaccttttaaatgcccagactgtgGTCAAGACTTTAAAAGTACCTGGGAACTGCTGTCCCATCAACACATCCACACCGATGagagaccattcaggtgctctcgCTGTGGGACTGGGCTCAAGCAATTATGCAAGCTCACTTTACGCCAGAGAGTTTACGCTGGGGAGAGATCATTCAGCTGCTCaaagtgtgggaaggaattca CGTTTTCCCAAAAGCATCACTTTGGCGTGGGATAG